AGCACTTCACCTACCACAGTCACGAGAGGGGAAAACACTGTACAACATGAGATTAACCAAAAAATAACAAACTCATCCTACCTGGTCCCCAAAGACTAAAACTTTGAACTTTACCTCAAACGCAGACTTCCTGACAAAAACAATTTTATCCCCAATTTTTCCTGTGCTGATGTCTGAAAATACAATGGGCTTTTGTAAGTATGATAAACATGTGAGAAAGGCAGTATTTTCAACCATGAACAGCCCAATTTGCTGTAGCCTCCACACTGTTGcaggttttaaaaaaaacttgtgtttttcttGTTCAGTTGTTTTGTTCGATTTGGTAAATCATCTTCTGGCCCTCTTGCATTCTTTTCAAGTAAGCATTCTCGAGTGTCCTGTGCCACCAGTCAAAGCTTTTCCTAAAACTGAATAGCAGCAGAAACATATAATCCAATCCCAACAAGTCTTATCAACTACCTCCACAACACATcccaaatccatccacctgtctcCCTCCTGCTAGGCCATCCTAATCTAAGTCAGCATCATTACTTGCCTAGACTTTTCCAGTAGCTTCCTAACTGGGCATCTTGCTTCTACTCTCTCCCATTCTCACTGCAGTCAGAGAGACCTTACAAAAGCGTGCATCACATCAGAAACCCTCCAATAGTTTCCCACTGCAGTCAGAATAAAATTCAACTCCGAAAATCCAACTTCTTATCATGGCCTAGAAGGCCCTGTCTGATCTGACCTTCCGCTACTCACCCTGCCACAAACTTCACTTCTTACCAAACTCTCCTTCCTGCAACACTCCAGCCACCCTGCCCTTCATTTAGTTCCTCAAATCCTCCACGCTCCATCCCACCTTAGCATCTTTACACGTGCTCTGCCATCTGGAACACTCTGCCCCCATACCTGTGCATGGCTCATTGCTCATCATCATTTAGATCTTggctcaaatatcagcttctcggAGAGGCTTTCCCTAACTACCCAATCAAAAGTaacttctttctcctctcctccaTGGTTAAATCATGCTCTTCATGACAACATTTTACTTATCATTTGAAATTATATGATCTATTCATTTAATTGTCTACTGTCTGTCTCtaccactagaatgtaagctccatgatggGAGCGaccttgtctgttttgtttacaaCTATATCTGAGCACTGGAACAGGGCTTGGGACATGCTAGGCTCTCATTAAACATATCGGTTAAATGAATTCACTGATGAATCCTCCCTGCCTCTAACAAATATGCTACGCTTAGTTTAAAAGGGTTACCCCGAATAAACTGAGTGGACTATCACCCTCTGTAGTACTGCTTTTCAAAGTTTATGTGTGGAGTATTTCCAGGCCCCAGCCTGCAGAGATTCTGATTTTAGGAGATTTAGCAGAACTCCaaattctgcatttttaacaagcacccTAGATGACGTTAATGAAAATGGTCTGTAAAACACTTTGAGAAATATCCTTCTATACATGCCTTCTATTCTAAAACATCTGTAACAATTAAATCAAAGCTTACCATCATTCCCGTATATAGTAACATCACTACCCatccttttcctctcttctacCCCATTCTCTCATTCAATTCCAGCACCTGAAATACTCCAAGTACCCTCTACCAAGCTGCTTAGTGCATCTACCACAAAGGTACCCAGGAAGAGACAGTCCTCAGCAAAAATTACAGCTCACCTCCTTTTGTCCTAAAATCGGCATAGCTGCAAACTGGGAGTTTTAAAGAgggttttattgtttgtttgtgttttgtttttttcattgttaaagcaagcatgcaaagaaatttttggtttggtttggtttggtttggtttggtttggtttggtttggttttgctgagtgaatattttaaaaattttttttcctcaggacAAAAGCAATATATATAAGTTGTTAAAAATCAAATAGGTGTATGTaaaaaatagaaagtaaaaaatTCCTCACAATCATCCCAAACAACCTCAGGGAAAATCACTGTTTAGTGTATCTTCAGGTTTTTTTCTATACATATTCAAATATATATGCACACTGTTTCTTATGTggagccagggttgagaaccgcTGATTTCAGCCAGTATATACTAGGAAATAtaacgaaacctgttgctgtcaagctgattccgactcatagtgaccctacaggacagagcagaactgctccgcaggatttccaaggagcacctggtgaattcaaactgccaaccttttgattagcagcctcttaaccactatgccaccagaggttccaagaaataaaatgaagttaATCCAAATCATTTGGAAATGAAATAAAGCCTACACTCTAACAAGTGTTAATCTGCTCAAGAAAcaaagacatttcaccaatgtTTAAACTTTTGCCTTAGAAgcttttttttaagcaaggtacAAGCCTACCATGGGTCTAGTGTTTAAATTCCAGGCTCTGTTAGTACACAAAGGACTGGGTTTCTGAGGTTTAAAAGGAAAATCCTGGATTATTAAAAGATGGAGTCAACCAACTAGTTAACTCCAATTTACCAGGCATAAAAAACTAGTCCTAGTCTCAACCACAATCAAATGTGGACTGGGTGGGGTCTGAACCCCTCTGCATCAAATCACCAACTGGGATTACCCCTAACTGGAATTAAGAGTGTGCAAAATGATCAAAACTGTGAAGTCCCAGACACAGTACCAGGATACATGCAGTGCAGGCCATTACGACTGTGATTGTTGCCAATTTCAAAGCAGAGAAATGTTGAAGAAATGGCCTCTGTAGGAGTCAAAACTGGATGAGATAATACACCTCATGTAGACCAGCCATACACATATGTATGCTATCTGCTAAGAGTGAATCGAGAAAACACCGTTCCTCTCTAAGAATGCACATGAAAAAGATGAGATGCAACAAATCGTCTTCCACACAGGTCTGCAATTAAGTGCAGGCAGGTCGGCAGCAGGGGGTTCCAATACATGGGCTGCGCCCCTCGCCTGGCCTGGGAGGCTCCCCTCGCTGCTGCGGCTGCACATTCGGGAGTTGTTATAGCAACCGCACAGACACAGGCAGCGTCGTGTATGTGCCAAGGAATTCGGAGGCACTACATAAACTGAGTCCTCTGCTTCTCCCCGAGTAACAAAAGCACATACCGATTTTAATCTATGGCCCCACCTGCAATTTCTGCAAGATCTGCTTGACTTCTTCCTCTTCATCAGCCATCATTTCCCAGCCACCCTTGACTTCTCCGCCCCCAACTTCGTAACCACAGAGACGCACACCCACCCCCTTCATTGAGCCACAGCGACATCTAGGGCTCTGGAGGTTTACGTAGAGCTgagcaccaaaccaaacccagtgccatccagtcgattccgactcacagcgaccgtataggacagagtagaactgccccatagagtttctaaggagcgcctggtgcattcgaactgctgaccctctggttagcagccatagcacttaaccactagccaccacgGTTTCCGACCTGAGCACAGGAGCTGGTTTTTAAGAAAGGCCATTACTCCCAACCAACTTAACCCAATGCCTGAAGCTCAAAAAAGGGCTCTGTATCTAGAGTTAATAAGGGTGTTTCTTTCCCAAATCCTGGAAACAAAATGTTACTAGCTTAATTACATGTATGCTTTTGTTTCATAGCTTCCTACTTATTTATAACGAGATTATAATACCTGAAAAAAGGCAGTGGGTGCCTGTGTTATCAGTTTGAAATTTTGAATGGAATGTGTTACAGTGGTACACTAcaggtctgattttttttccaaatttcagTGATTTTCTATGTATGAGCGATTTATAATTTCAAACATACCATCCTAATAAATATATACTTTGGATGCCATCATGCTGTACATTAATAATGTTTATTCAGACTTATCTAAAAGTATACATAAGAAACAATGATTGTGTAGAGGGAAACAGCAAAAAATTCTTTTCACTGTGTCCTTTTGTTATCTTTTGAGTTTTTTaccacgtattttttttttttatatatattcaaaaccaaacccactgctgtcaattctgactcatagcgaccctataggacagagtagaactgccccatccaaAATATAAGCAcaacttttaaattaaaaaaatttgcctttgccccggtggtgcagtagttaagagctatggctgctgcgaaccaaaaggtcggcagttcaaatctgccagcagctccttggaaaccctatggagcagttctactctgtcctatagggttgctatgagtcggaatcaacttaatggcaaggggtaacatattgtcatggatttaattgtgtcccccaaaaatatctgtcaatttggttaggccatgattcccagtattgtgtggttgtcctccattttgtgactgataTAATTTTGCTAtataaatcttaatctctgcttGTGGTGAATGAGACAAGATTGGACTaggatgggatgtaacaccctttctcaggtcacatccttgatccaacgtaaaggaagtttccctggggtatggcctgcaccaccgtttatcttacaagagataaaaggaaagggaagcccgTAGAGATGGTGCGGggctggcaggggtggggggtaccttataccaccaagaaagcagtgccggggtcctttggaccctgggttcctgcccagagaaactcctagatcaaggaaagattgatgacaaggactttcctccagaactgagagagagaaaaaaccttcaactggagctggcaccctgaatttggacttctagcctattgaagatgtgaaagaataaacttctgtttgttgaagccatccacttgtgctatttctgttatagcagcacttgataactaagacacatagcaCATCTGGAAAAAGACACAATAAGCTGGCAATAGTATTTGCTTTTAGAGTGGGGAGTTGCTGTGGGGACAGGGGTAGGAGGGAGATTTTTCACTGTATGCGTTTTTTGTACCATTTGAATTTATAACATGGGAATTATcaaagtattcaataaatactttttttaaagtaGCAGGTAATATTCCTGACAGAATGTCTCTTTACTATTTTTAAATGCAGCTAATTTGTGCTTCAAATTGATTCCGTAAGCCTaacaaaggaagaaaaggttGAAAACAGAAATCATGACTTTATGTAAATAATTTCCTCAGATCTGTTTCTAACAAAATTTCAAACTCCACAGGGAAGAAAAATActaatatgtaaaatgtaaaatCTGTCTGATTAGCTATAAAGTAGGGAAGAATGTTTTCAAAGCTTTTGAGTTAAGCCAAGATTTTTCATCTTCTTTCTCTGAACATCATTTTAACCTTGGGGTAcagtgtaaaaaaaagaaaattgaattaattttatactctatattcctaAAGAAGTATATATACTTGCTTGCTCTTCAATTATCTAAAGCAGAGATATTCACTTGCCTTTCTACAATGACTAAAGATAAAATATCCTCAAATGATTTGTGTATGATTTTTATTACCTAAGATTGGCATTTACAGTAATCTCAATGTAATTCCTCCCATACCAAGAAGAACCAATCAAATAATTTAAGATTTAGAAAAGACTGTAAGGGTAATCTAATTCAACCCCTCATTTTAAAGATACAGAAACTAAAGCCCAGAAAGTTTAAATTCAAACTCATGCAACCGATATATGGAAAAACCATACATAGAACCCAGATATTCTGCCTCCCCAACCAGTATGCTTTTAAATCTTACTTCTAGTGGGACATAAAAGCCACTGAGATTACCCTTCAAAGTTCTTTCTTGGCTCTGCATTTTGAATATCTTATCTGTGATAGTAGTCAGAAACACTCACTATTTAGTAAAGGAAAACAAGGAAcaaatctttaaaaattattttaattagtgTAGTCTCTTGAGATCAATCACCTATTAGTAAATTTTCTGCTGTAGAAGTGTATTTCTAAATAATGAAACACAATGTTACAACTGCCAAAGGTAAagaagtaattttattttaaaataaatgccaAAAAATCAACTCTGCAAAATAATAACTTCATCAATATGAATTAAATAGAAATAAGAGACTGGACATATATACATCAAACTGTACTCACATGAGCATACTTTCAAACAAGTTAATACAAGcgcaaatacataaatatatacaaataaatgaaattaaaaatatacaaataaaataacaAGCTACAGACTCATTTCCATTTTCCAAGACCAGAATTTTCATAGATACACTGGCaaataaagcaaaatataaatgtaaataaacacacttacctctgtgtgtgtgtgtgtacacacataaaTACAAGAAGCCAAAGTGACATGTTGACATATAACACAGGcactcatatacacacacataaatacgcAGCTCAGTCAGAAATAGCCCAGTCAGAAAGTGATCTATGAAATGCTCATTAAGTCAACCTATGTCATGACTACTTGTGAAAACTAAACAGTTCACAATGAAATTGGGATGATCAAAACCATGATCACCCTTTAAATAATAAAAACCGACAAAAGAAACCAGACTCTAAAGCCACTCCCCATTTCCAATGAGTTTCTTATAAGTTGAAAACGTGAAGGCAACTTCAGAGACGTAATAGCACAGGGAGGTTGACAACTTCGGTCTAGAATAAAGACTATTTGCTAAATGAAATCACCGAACATGAACACAGAAACATTCTGTAAAGTGACCTAAACTCTCTTTACTTTGAAGGCTCTACTAGAGACTTGCTGCTGCTCTAATTCACGACTTGGAGAGGCAAAACTAAAAAAGTTGTTGCTGGGTTCAGGTGCTGTGGGAGAACCCACAAAAAATGGTCTGAATTGAAAATCTCCATCTCCTCCACCCCGATTTCGAACTGGTGTATTGTCCAAAGGAAACCTGGAGTTGTtccctggggggaaaaaaaataacggAAGAACTTAAGCATCTATTTCCTTACTGATCTTtaggaacaaaaaaacaaaagccattcGATGAACATTTTTAACAGAACTTGACTCCTATGAGAGTTATGGGTAAAATAAAGACCTAATGTTTGAAGAAGAAGACTATGGTTGCCCCAATCTTTACCCCCAACCATAGCATATACTGTACCTTCTTCTGTGATGCAAGTTCCAGTGATAGCCATGACCTCATCACCAAAAGTAATGACACACTGAGATATGTTTTTATTAGAGCTAGAGTTTACAATATCATAATTTTATCTATTTGTTAACTAATCAATTTCAGAGTAAGGgtcttttatatatacatacacacacgcatacatatatacaatgtattttatatatacatatatatataaaagctttTCTTCCAGGttccttaaaaataattttttaaaaggttgtaataaaggaaaatgaagaacaccaaggccacacaacaactaagagcccaagagatagaaagggccacatgaaccagagacctacatcatcctgagaccagaagaactagttggtgcccggccacaatcgatgactgccctgacagggagcacagcagaggacccctgagggagtaggagatcagtgggatgcagaccccaaattctcataaaaagaccaaacttaatggtctgactgagactagaggaatcccggcgggcatggtccccagaccttctgttggcacaggacaggaaccatccccgaagacaactcatcacacatgaaagggactggtcagcgggtgggagagagacgctgatgaagagtgagctaattatatcaggtggacacttgagattgtgttggcaactcttgtctggaggggggatgggaggataaagagagagggaagcctgcaaaattgtcacgaaaggagagactgaaagggctgactcaagaggggaagagcaagtgggagaagggagtaagatgtatgtaaacttatatgtgacagactgattggatttgtaaacgttcacttgaagcttaataaaagttaataaaaaaaaaaaggttgtaatAATCACTCTACAAAAGATATAACAACTATGAAAAATGGGCATATAGTCACAGCTCAAGATCAATTCACAGGcttaagaaaaatcagacaatagATCAGATTAGATAAGCATGTAATTACTTCCACTGAACACATTCTTTGCTTCTACAAGTTTGAAGGGGAACGAGTAACCAAAGCACATTCTTTGCTTCTACAAGTTTGAAGGGGAACGAGTAACCAAAGGAGATGGCTGACTATATCTGCTTCAAGCTAACATTGgtaacaagagataaaaagggaggTATgcacaaaaaaaggaacaaaaaataacTAGTAAAtatgaaagaaaccaaaataaatatgGGCAGTGACAAGAAGGAATGAGACCATCTACAATGTTCATTGACAATAACACTTTGATTAACTAAATTACAATATATGATTAACTGAAAGTTAAGCAAAAAAAAACTTTGTGTGTGTTCCTTCTTACAGCTGATATTCCTTATCTCATCACCTCACCCCTTCACTTCACCCCTTTTCTAGGACCCTATTCCATCAAGATCACTTTTCTCCCCTCCTCATCTCTTTGCCCACTAAATCCTTCTCCTTGACCTATAATAAATTTCAATTAAATGAGTATTTAGGAAATTCTAGCACAAGAAACTTCTCTTATTTTTGTGTGCCAAGAATCAATTTATATTAATAGCATAGCAAAAATATACTGGATTCTGTCGTATCAAGAGTAGCATAAAGGAAAGAAATCAGGAAGAGATAGAAGAGTCATTGTGTCTGCCCAGGCAACTAACAAGCAGAAAAGAACCAGTACCATCCTAGATCCCAGAAGGCAGAAATCCTATCTGGATACGCTTTATATTTTCATTGACTAAGATTGTGCCCAGCAGCCTGTCACATGAAACATGTTTGATAAATATCTGataggtgaatgaatgaatgaatgaagaacaaACCAACCTTACAACCAGCAATAACATTAGAACTATGTAGTCAGTATTGCTGTACAGAAAAAAACTGAAACATGACCTTCCAGGGTAAAACAGTGTGGGCTCTGTGACCTTGACCAAATTGCTGAGCCGTTCTGTGccttgttttctcatctttaaaatagggtaataataataaaacttaccTCATAGCATTTTGAAAATTACATAAATACATGTAAAATATTCATAACAAttcaaattcattgccatcgagttgattccgactcatagtgatcccataggacagagcagaactgtcccatagggtttccaaggagcagctggtgaattccaactgccaacctttgggttagcacaaTGCTTGCCACCTAGTAAACAATCAATAAATGTCAGCTAATAGTACTATTATCACTGCGATAGCTTTTAATTTAAAGTAGTAATTTACAAACTTTCATCTTACAGAGATTAACTCTCTGCTCAAATTAAAGATTTAACTTAAATGCAAGCAAATACAACAGGTAAAAGCAGTGATGCACAGGTTAAGACATGGATGAAAAACCCAGAGCCTTCCACCATCCTAGGCCCTTGGAAGCTCCATGACTGCCTGAAACTCTGCAGAGCTCAATGTAAAAATCGCcgatttaaagaacagatattggACATCACATGTCCTTTCTTACCTAATGGAAAGCCAAAAATACCAGACTGTGCAATCATGGATGGTTCCAGGGTACCTTCTTGGTTAGCAATAGTGATGTTTCGTAGCCTAAGGCTATCATAGAGGCCCTGGAGTTTTTGATACTGGCGATTGCGCTCCATAAGTTTCTCAGAGATGTCACTGAACTTTTTCTTGTATTCTTCTAGCACTTTCTTCATGGAAGTTACCTCCCCTTTCATAGAGGTCAATTCTACATCCTTGCTCTGTATTTGCTGAGTATAGATCTTCTCCATCTGTTTCAGATGACTCTCAGCCTTGCTGAAATTGTACTCTTGATAGAGACGTTCCTGATGTACCTATCCCAAGACAGAAATGTTACTTTAACATTTAGAACCAGGTTAAGAAGCACTGAGAATGTACAGTAAGATGATTATTATAGAAAATAATAGTATGTCAATAAAAACATACCAAAATTTCTGGAGGAGTACTCTTGAACCACTATCattataccaccaaaaaagaagtgaTTTTACTTGTCTTACTTTAACAAGTGACACATATTCCAAAGGTTTTCAAGAAATATAATTCAGTTTTCCAAGAAATCATAGTATACAGAATAGACTCTAAGGTAGCACCCAATTATCCCTGCCTCCTGGTACTTGCCCCCTTGTGTAAACCTCTCCCTTTTAGTGAGGGCAAGACCTGTGACTAGAACGCAGCAAAGGTGATGGGATATCACTTCATGGTTGTGTTACATAAGACTGTAAGATCTGTCTTACAAGAACACTATCCCTTGCTGGCTTTGAGAAAGCAGTAGCCACATGGGAAAGGCACACATGGCAAGTAACTGAGGGCAGTCTCTGATTAACATAAATAAGAAACTAAGGCCCTCAGTCTGACAGTTCACTGGGAGGTAAATGCTGCCAACCACTACGTGAGTTTGGAATTGGATTCCTCCCCAGTGGCACATAAGATAAGACCCTAGCCCCAaccaacaccttgattgcagccttaTGGGACCTTGACCTAAGCAGAGGACCCAGTTAAGCTATGCCTGGACACTTGACCAACAGAAactatgaaataataaatgtacaCTATTTTAAGATATTAAATTTCTTGTTAATGGTACTAactttgttacacagcaataaacc
The window above is part of the Loxodonta africana isolate mLoxAfr1 chromosome 10, mLoxAfr1.hap2, whole genome shotgun sequence genome. Proteins encoded here:
- the CCNB1IP1 gene encoding E3 ubiquitin-protein ligase CCNB1IP1; this encodes MDLLLYFHCNLSYSAFLFIPIRILFSVWRPYSSIMSLCEDMLLCNYRKCRLKLSGYAWVTACSHIFCDQHGSGEFSRSPAICPACNSTLSGKLDIVRTELSPSEEYKAMVLAGLRPEIVLDISSRALAFWTYQVHQERLYQEYNFSKAESHLKQMEKIYTQQIQSKDVELTSMKGEVTSMKKVLEEYKKKFSDISEKLMERNRQYQKLQGLYDSLRLRNITIANQEGTLEPSMIAQSGIFGFPLGNNSRFPLDNTPVRNRGGGDGDFQFRPFFVGSPTAPEPSNNFFSFASPSRELEQQQVSSRAFKVKRV